A window of the Gemmatimonadota bacterium genome harbors these coding sequences:
- the radA gene encoding DNA repair protein RadA, translating into MKTRSVYRCTECGGESLRWAGQCPTCGEWNTLVEEMAAPKVAAGKGIGAARRKAGSSAYGEGGNVMETPRLRDVQGSEAHRLATGIAEFDFVLGGGVVPGAMVLVGGEPGIGKSTILLQVAARLESQGHSTLYVSGEESPLQVKLRADRLAPEAGRVQLLGETNLETILATAASVRPAAMIVDSIQTVFTGDLEGAPGNVGQVRECAARLMRFAKESGTAVFVVGHVTKGGGIAGPKTLEHIVDTVLYFEGEGTADHRVLRATKNRFGSVDEIGVFRMTVQGLEAVENPSALFLSERTDAGTSGSAVTCLLEGTRPMLLEVQGLAAKAGFGTPQRVSTGYDGRRLALLLAVLDKRAGLSFAQLDVFLNVVGGVRMQEPAGDLAVAAALASSVYDRALPADAVFIGEVGLAGEIRAVSQAERRIAEAEKMGMKLAYVSERSVPRRAPKSLRVRGVPDLGVLFRELFT; encoded by the coding sequence GTGAAGACGCGTTCCGTGTACCGCTGCACCGAGTGCGGCGGCGAGTCGCTCCGGTGGGCGGGCCAGTGCCCGACCTGTGGCGAGTGGAACACGCTCGTCGAGGAGATGGCTGCCCCGAAGGTCGCCGCGGGCAAGGGGATCGGCGCGGCGCGGCGGAAGGCCGGCTCCAGCGCGTACGGCGAGGGCGGCAACGTGATGGAGACGCCGCGCCTGCGCGACGTGCAGGGCTCGGAGGCGCATCGCCTCGCGACCGGGATCGCCGAGTTCGACTTCGTGCTCGGCGGCGGCGTCGTTCCGGGCGCGATGGTCCTCGTCGGCGGCGAGCCGGGGATCGGCAAGAGCACGATCCTGCTGCAGGTGGCGGCGCGGCTCGAGTCGCAGGGGCACAGCACCCTGTACGTGAGCGGCGAAGAGTCCCCCCTGCAGGTCAAGCTGCGCGCCGACCGCCTCGCGCCGGAGGCCGGTCGCGTGCAGCTCCTCGGCGAGACCAACCTCGAGACGATCCTCGCGACCGCGGCGAGCGTCCGCCCCGCGGCGATGATCGTCGACTCCATCCAGACCGTCTTCACCGGCGACCTCGAAGGGGCGCCGGGGAACGTCGGGCAGGTACGCGAGTGCGCGGCGCGGCTCATGCGCTTCGCGAAGGAGAGCGGCACCGCGGTCTTCGTGGTCGGGCATGTGACCAAGGGCGGCGGGATCGCCGGGCCCAAGACCCTCGAACACATCGTCGACACGGTGCTCTACTTCGAGGGCGAGGGCACCGCCGACCATCGCGTGCTCCGCGCGACGAAGAACCGGTTCGGGTCGGTGGACGAGATCGGCGTCTTCCGCATGACGGTGCAGGGGCTCGAGGCGGTGGAGAATCCGAGCGCGCTCTTCCTGAGCGAGCGCACCGACGCAGGCACGAGCGGCAGCGCGGTGACCTGCCTGCTCGAAGGGACGCGCCCGATGCTCCTCGAGGTGCAGGGGCTCGCGGCCAAGGCGGGGTTCGGCACGCCGCAGCGCGTGAGCACCGGCTACGACGGACGCCGCCTCGCCCTCCTGCTCGCGGTGCTCGACAAGCGCGCCGGCCTCTCGTTCGCGCAGCTCGATGTGTTCCTCAACGTCGTGGGCGGCGTGCGCATGCAGGAGCCGGCGGGCGACCTCGCGGTGGCCGCGGCACTCGCCTCGAGCGTCTACGACCGCGCGCTCCCGGCGGACGCGGTGTTCATCGGCGAGGTGGGACTGGCCGGCGAGATCCGCGCGGTCTCGCAGGCCGAGCGCCGCATCGCCGAGGCGGAGAAGATGGGGATGAAGCTCGCCTACGTCTCGGAACGCTCGGTGCCGCGGCGCGCACCCAAGTCGCTCCGCGTGCGCGGCGTGCCGGACCTCGGCGTGCTCTTCCGGGAGCTCTTCACGTGA
- the ispD gene encoding 2-C-methyl-D-erythritol 4-phosphate cytidylyltransferase, producing the protein MSAPAPRVTRDVGVVIVAGGSGSRIGGSELKQLRWVAGKPMLLHSLQTFQKRADVAMVVCVLPQRYAGDPPPWIFQSDAERLLISVGGKHRAESVANGLEDLPSECRTVLIHDAARPLVSDEMIDRVVVEARKGHGAIAALPVVDTLKRVDAEGRIVATVSRDALWRAQTPQGFPRELIERAHREARANGTHATATDDAALCELLGIPVHVVRGSEKALKVTEEGDFARAEAFQSLPE; encoded by the coding sequence GTGAGCGCGCCCGCACCGCGCGTCACGCGCGACGTCGGCGTGGTGATCGTCGCCGGCGGGTCCGGCAGCCGCATCGGCGGCAGCGAGCTCAAGCAGCTGCGCTGGGTCGCGGGCAAGCCGATGCTGCTGCACTCGCTGCAGACCTTCCAGAAGCGCGCCGACGTGGCGATGGTCGTCTGCGTGCTGCCGCAGCGCTATGCCGGCGATCCGCCGCCCTGGATCTTCCAGAGCGACGCGGAGCGTCTCCTGATCTCGGTGGGCGGGAAGCATCGTGCGGAGTCGGTGGCGAACGGCCTCGAGGACCTGCCGTCCGAGTGCCGGACGGTGCTCATCCACGATGCGGCGCGTCCGCTGGTGAGCGACGAGATGATCGACCGCGTCGTCGTCGAGGCGCGGAAGGGCCATGGCGCGATCGCCGCCCTCCCGGTGGTCGATACGCTCAAGCGCGTCGATGCCGAGGGGCGCATCGTCGCCACCGTGAGCCGCGACGCGCTCTGGCGCGCGCAGACGCCGCAGGGATTCCCGCGGGAGCTCATCGAGCGCGCGCACCGCGAGGCGAGGGCGAACGGCACGCACGCGACCGCCACCGATGATGCCGCGCTCTGCGAGCTGCTCGGCATCCCGGTGCATGTGGTGCGCGGGAGCGAGAAGGCGCTCAAGGTGACCGAGGAGGGCGACTTCGCGCGCGCCGAGGCCTTCCAGTCGCTGCCGGAGTAG
- a CDS encoding threonylcarbamoyl-AMP synthase, with translation MPEARGIPFWSPEEVGAAIPATITHLQERGILAYPTETVYGFGTMIDRDAVEQLVQLKRRPPAKPFLLLISDTPMLARIGLHLTRSASMLAARHWPGPLTLVLPGGERRVPERLRGPEGGIAVRWTPHVGLQRLISALGDPITSTSANLPGQPAAVSSGEIVAQWAPEIARGTIRLLDGGRLPPSPASTVVDCTGRVARVIRPGALSAATLRESVPDLVGDL, from the coding sequence GTGCCCGAGGCGCGCGGCATCCCGTTCTGGTCGCCGGAGGAAGTGGGCGCGGCCATCCCCGCGACGATCACGCACCTGCAGGAGCGCGGGATCCTCGCGTACCCCACCGAGACGGTCTACGGCTTCGGCACCATGATCGATCGCGACGCCGTGGAGCAGCTCGTGCAGCTCAAGCGACGTCCGCCGGCGAAGCCGTTCCTGCTGCTCATCAGCGACACGCCGATGCTGGCGCGCATCGGCCTGCACCTGACCCGCTCGGCGAGCATGCTGGCCGCGCGGCACTGGCCTGGGCCGCTCACGCTGGTGCTGCCGGGCGGGGAACGGCGTGTCCCCGAACGGTTGCGCGGCCCGGAGGGCGGGATCGCGGTGCGGTGGACGCCGCATGTCGGCCTGCAACGGCTCATCAGCGCGCTCGGGGACCCCATCACGAGCACGTCGGCGAACCTCCCCGGTCAGCCGGCGGCGGTGTCGAGCGGGGAGATCGTGGCGCAGTGGGCGCCGGAGATCGCCCGCGGCACCATCCGCCTCCTCGACGGCGGGCGCCTGCCGCCCTCGCCGGCGTCGACGGTGGTGGACTGCACGGGGCGCGTCGCGCGGGTCATCCGCCCCGGCGCGCTGAGCGCCGCTACATTGCGGGAGAGCGTCCCGGACCTCGTCGGAGACCTGTGA
- a CDS encoding low molecular weight protein arginine phosphatase, with the protein MRLLFVCTGNTCRSPMAEAIARRLVTDRAVVDIAVGSAGTSAWDGAPASDGALLVSLEHGLDLNAHRAQVLTPELVSGADLILVMSPHHRERALALGGAGRTHLLTDFASKGTAGRSVQDPFGGELEVYRETFAELEREIVQVLDRLAAERGA; encoded by the coding sequence GTGCGCCTCCTCTTCGTCTGCACCGGCAACACCTGTCGGAGTCCGATGGCCGAGGCCATCGCGCGCCGTCTCGTGACGGACCGCGCGGTGGTGGACATCGCCGTGGGGAGCGCGGGCACGAGCGCCTGGGATGGCGCCCCCGCATCGGACGGCGCGCTGCTGGTGTCGCTGGAGCACGGGCTCGACCTCAACGCGCATCGCGCGCAGGTGCTCACGCCCGAGCTGGTGTCCGGTGCGGACCTGATTCTCGTGATGAGTCCCCACCACCGCGAGCGCGCGCTCGCGCTGGGTGGCGCGGGGCGCACGCACCTCCTCACCGATTTCGCGTCCAAGGGGACGGCCGGGCGCTCCGTGCAGGATCCCTTCGGCGGGGAGCTCGAGGTGTACCGCGAGACCTTCGCGGAGCTGGAACGCGAGATCGTGCAGGTGCTCGATCGGCTCGCCGCGGAGCGCGGGGCATGA
- a CDS encoding shikimate dehydrogenase: MNELPGRLVLVGHPVAHSLSPVFQNAALEAADIPLRYEALDVAPSELGAMMGLLADARAAGNVTLPHKESVYAWCARRTPLAERVGAVNTFWTEDGALVGDNTDVGGFTFAVARLLDRAPEGLRIGMLGAGGAAAAVCAAVEQWADSRVVIHARSADRAEQLAARFPGIARAARSEMDVVAGTDLVVNATPLGLDGALMPIAPGSIPETTAVLDLTYRRGRTPWVKACRARGLRADDGLPMLVEQGALAFERWFGVAPDRDAMWRSIRAPESA; the protein is encoded by the coding sequence ATGAACGAACTGCCTGGCCGACTCGTGCTCGTGGGACATCCGGTCGCGCACTCGCTCTCGCCGGTGTTCCAGAATGCGGCACTGGAGGCGGCCGACATCCCGCTGCGGTACGAAGCGCTCGATGTCGCGCCGTCCGAGCTCGGGGCGATGATGGGCCTGCTCGCCGATGCGCGCGCGGCGGGGAACGTGACGCTGCCGCACAAGGAATCGGTGTACGCCTGGTGTGCGCGCCGCACCCCGCTCGCGGAGCGCGTGGGCGCGGTGAACACCTTCTGGACCGAGGACGGCGCGCTGGTCGGTGACAACACGGACGTCGGCGGCTTCACCTTCGCCGTGGCGCGTCTGCTCGACCGTGCGCCCGAGGGGCTGCGGATCGGCATGCTGGGCGCCGGCGGCGCCGCGGCGGCCGTCTGTGCGGCGGTGGAACAGTGGGCGGACAGTCGGGTCGTGATCCATGCGCGGTCGGCCGATCGCGCCGAGCAGCTCGCGGCACGGTTCCCTGGCATCGCCCGCGCCGCGCGGAGCGAGATGGACGTGGTGGCCGGGACCGACCTCGTGGTGAACGCGACACCGCTCGGGCTCGACGGGGCGCTCATGCCGATCGCGCCGGGCTCGATCCCCGAGACGACCGCTGTGCTCGACCTCACGTACCGCCGCGGCCGGACGCCGTGGGTGAAAGCCTGTCGCGCGCGGGGCCTGCGCGCGGACGACGGATTGCCGATGCTCGTGGAGCAGGGAGCCCTCGCCTTCGAGCGGTGGTTCGGGGTCGCGCCGGACCGTGACGCGATGTGGCGGTCGATCCGCGCGCCGGAGTCGGCGTGA
- a CDS encoding ComF family protein, translated as MTAPGAPTALPVRSGAPRWRRACSALGQFIFPRTCAACEVALDDSDGGIVCGRCWARLPLLPSPQCARCGHPRPPRGECPGCALLPPFVRAARSLCWVPDPASSAMLAALKYHGWPAVAEGMATRLARLSWPADVVVERAAIVPVPLAPVKERARGYNQAEALAIAIGRLWGIPVWRDVVCRTRATRSQTRLTPGERLANVHGAFTANAMHAERLRGRHLILVDDVLTTGATMNACANALFAAGTRTLSYLTFGRARAATDR; from the coding sequence GTGACGGCTCCGGGGGCGCCGACGGCGCTCCCGGTCCGGTCCGGCGCGCCGCGATGGCGGCGCGCATGCTCGGCGCTCGGCCAGTTCATCTTCCCGCGCACCTGCGCGGCGTGCGAGGTCGCGCTGGACGACAGCGACGGCGGGATCGTCTGCGGCCGTTGCTGGGCCCGGTTGCCGCTGCTGCCGTCGCCGCAGTGCGCGCGCTGCGGCCACCCGCGCCCACCGCGCGGAGAGTGCCCGGGATGCGCGCTGCTCCCGCCGTTCGTGCGCGCGGCGCGTTCGCTCTGCTGGGTGCCCGACCCGGCGAGCAGCGCGATGCTCGCGGCGCTCAAGTACCACGGCTGGCCGGCGGTCGCGGAGGGGATGGCGACCCGGTTGGCCCGGCTCTCGTGGCCCGCCGACGTCGTCGTCGAGCGCGCGGCGATCGTGCCCGTGCCGCTCGCGCCGGTGAAGGAGCGCGCGCGCGGCTACAACCAGGCGGAGGCGCTGGCGATCGCCATCGGGCGTCTGTGGGGGATTCCCGTCTGGCGTGACGTCGTTTGCCGCACACGCGCGACACGGTCGCAAACGCGATTGACTCCCGGAGAACGCTTGGCGAACGTTCACGGTGCATTCACGGCGAATGCGATGCATGCCGAGCGCTTGCGCGGGCGACACCTCATCCTCGTGGATGATGTCCTCACGACGGGCGCCACGATGAACGCCTGCGCCAACGCCCTCTTCGCGGCGGGCACGCGCACGCTGAGTTACCTGACCTTCGGACGGGCGCGCGCGGCAACGGATCGCTGA
- the gap gene encoding type I glyceraldehyde-3-phosphate dehydrogenase, producing the protein MAIRVGINGFGRIGRQVVRAAKERNADINFIAINDLTDTKTLAHLFKYDSVHGRFDGTVSRDDESITLNGDRIKVLKEKDPAALPWKDLGVDVVLEATGRFTKADDAKKHIAGGAKKVIISAPATGEDITVVLGVNGDKYDAAKHVVISNASCTTNCVAPMVKVVRDSFGFKHASMVTIHSYTNDQNILDLPHKDLRRARAAALSMIPTSTGAAKATSLVIPEVKGKIDGTSIRVPTPDVSITELTVEVEKATTIAEVNAAFKAVAEGALKGIVGYSEEELVSCDYIGNPHSIVLDAKSTNVIDGTLVKVSGWYDNEWGYSSRCVDLIEMIGRGL; encoded by the coding sequence ATGGCCATTCGTGTCGGCATCAACGGCTTCGGCCGCATCGGTCGCCAGGTGGTCCGCGCCGCCAAGGAGCGGAACGCGGACATCAACTTCATCGCGATCAACGACCTGACGGATACCAAGACGCTCGCGCACCTCTTCAAGTACGACTCGGTGCACGGCCGGTTCGACGGGACCGTGAGCCGCGACGACGAGTCGATCACGCTCAATGGCGACCGGATCAAGGTCCTGAAGGAGAAGGATCCGGCGGCGCTGCCGTGGAAGGACCTGGGCGTGGACGTCGTGCTCGAGGCGACGGGCCGCTTCACCAAGGCCGACGACGCGAAGAAGCACATCGCCGGCGGCGCGAAGAAGGTGATCATCTCCGCGCCGGCGACGGGCGAGGACATCACCGTCGTGCTCGGCGTGAACGGCGACAAGTACGACGCGGCGAAGCACGTGGTCATCTCCAACGCCAGCTGCACGACCAACTGCGTCGCGCCCATGGTGAAGGTCGTCCGCGACTCCTTCGGCTTCAAGCACGCGTCGATGGTCACGATCCACAGCTACACGAACGACCAGAACATCCTCGACCTCCCGCACAAGGATCTCCGCCGCGCCCGCGCGGCCGCGCTCTCGATGATCCCGACGTCGACCGGCGCCGCCAAGGCGACGTCGCTCGTGATCCCCGAGGTGAAGGGCAAGATCGACGGCACCTCGATCCGCGTGCCGACGCCGGACGTCTCGATCACCGAGCTCACCGTCGAGGTGGAGAAGGCGACGACGATCGCCGAGGTCAACGCGGCCTTCAAGGCCGTGGCCGAGGGCGCGCTGAAGGGGATCGTCGGCTACTCCGAGGAGGAGCTCGTGAGCTGCGACTACATCGGCAACCCGCACTCGATCGTCCTCGACGCCAAGAGCACGAACGTCATCGACGGCACGCTGGTGAAGGTGTCCGGCTGGTATGACAACGAGTGGGGCTACTCGTCGCGGTGCGTCGACCTGATCGAGATGATCGGCCGGGGCCTCTGA